From one Halosimplex rubrum genomic stretch:
- a CDS encoding AMP-binding protein gives MSEAEWVGAWSEKRAALSPERVGLVDAATGVEYTYADLDRRANRWARLLDDYGVVRDDGDAGAKPGTAADTGTDAGPRVAVVSRNRPEYVDLFFATGKTGAVLAPLSHRLAPPELAELLATVDPELVVVEEPFADLVGGATDRDAWDADAPILSLPVDGSRGDEDGRAGGSTTWEPYDAVLADDGSAFDGPAVDAGDPHLFLHTGGSTGTPKETVLSHEALVWNSLNTITAWGLRDDDVTPMVFPMFHTGGWNVLTLPVFHMGGTVVIDREFDPGQILGIVEERSASVLVAVPAVLRMMTEHDRWGGTDLSSLRFVKSGGGPCRESVMEAWWDRGVDLSQGYGLTECGPNNFAMPDDWPREKAHTVGVADPHVDARVVDDDGQTLPAGEIGELELRSPHAADGYWGAPEESAETFGEWVSTGDLARVDDEGYVSIEGRKKNMFVSGGENVYPAAVEDAVVDHPAVADAVVIPVPDEQWGQVGRAVVELRDGAEKPTLDDLRAFLDDRLARFKHPRHLAFVDELPTSGPDKIDREAVAAEFGE, from the coding sequence ATGTCTGAGGCGGAGTGGGTCGGCGCCTGGAGCGAGAAGCGCGCGGCGCTCTCGCCCGAGCGGGTCGGGCTCGTCGACGCCGCGACGGGAGTCGAGTACACCTACGCCGACCTCGACCGGCGGGCGAACCGCTGGGCGCGACTGCTGGACGACTACGGCGTCGTCCGCGACGACGGCGACGCGGGAGCGAAGCCCGGAACGGCCGCCGATACCGGGACCGACGCCGGCCCCCGCGTCGCCGTCGTCTCGCGCAACCGTCCGGAGTACGTCGATCTGTTCTTCGCGACGGGCAAGACCGGGGCCGTCCTCGCCCCGCTGTCCCACCGGCTGGCCCCGCCGGAACTCGCCGAACTGCTGGCGACGGTCGACCCGGAGCTCGTCGTCGTCGAGGAACCGTTCGCCGACCTGGTCGGGGGCGCGACCGACCGGGACGCCTGGGACGCCGACGCGCCGATCCTGTCGCTGCCGGTCGACGGGAGCCGCGGGGACGAGGACGGACGTGCGGGCGGATCGACCACCTGGGAACCCTACGACGCGGTGCTCGCCGACGACGGCTCGGCGTTCGACGGCCCCGCCGTCGACGCCGGCGACCCGCACCTCTTTCTCCACACCGGCGGGTCGACGGGGACGCCGAAGGAGACGGTGCTCTCCCACGAGGCGCTCGTCTGGAACTCCCTCAACACGATCACCGCGTGGGGGCTCCGCGACGACGACGTGACGCCGATGGTGTTCCCGATGTTCCACACCGGCGGCTGGAACGTCCTCACGCTCCCGGTCTTCCACATGGGCGGCACGGTCGTCATCGACCGCGAGTTCGACCCCGGCCAGATCCTCGGGATCGTCGAGGAGCGGTCGGCGAGCGTCCTCGTCGCCGTCCCCGCCGTGTTGCGGATGATGACCGAACACGACCGCTGGGGCGGGACGGACCTGTCGTCGCTCCGGTTCGTCAAGTCCGGCGGCGGCCCCTGCCGCGAGTCGGTCATGGAGGCGTGGTGGGACCGCGGCGTCGACCTCTCGCAGGGGTACGGGCTGACCGAGTGCGGCCCCAACAACTTCGCCATGCCCGACGACTGGCCGCGCGAGAAGGCCCACACCGTCGGCGTGGCGGATCCGCACGTCGACGCGCGCGTCGTCGACGACGACGGCCAGACCCTCCCCGCGGGCGAAATCGGCGAACTCGAACTCCGGTCGCCCCACGCGGCCGACGGCTACTGGGGCGCCCCCGAGGAGAGCGCCGAGACGTTCGGCGAGTGGGTCTCGACGGGCGACCTGGCCCGCGTCGACGACGAGGGCTACGTCTCCATCGAGGGACGCAAGAAGAACATGTTCGTCAGCGGCGGCGAGAACGTCTACCCCGCGGCGGTCGAGGACGCGGTCGTCGACCACCCGGCGGTGGCCGACGCCGTCGTGATCCCCGTCCCCGACGAGCAGTGGGGCCAGGTCGGGAGGGCCGTCGTCGAACTCCGGGACGGTGCCGAGAAACCGACGCTCGACGACCTCCGCGCGTTCCTCGACGACCGCCTGGCCCGGTTCAAACACCCCCGCCACCTCGCGTTCGTCGACGAACTCCCCACGAGCGGTCCCGACAAGATCGACCGCGAGGCCGTCGCCGCCGAGTTCGGCGAGTGA
- a CDS encoding alpha/beta fold hydrolase, producing the protein MAHATNDEVRIAYDVAGPAEAETVTFLEGLAYGTWMWNWQREALSEYRTVVMDNRGTGDSDAPEGPYTVAEMAADLEAVLDDAGIERTHLVGASLGGMIAQRYALDYDRAESLALLCTTPGGDDAVPIPEETQARMLAVPDEYGPSETIRHKMEPAFSDEFWAANQEVVDRIVDWRLETDPSADAYEWQSAAAVGFDAGDELDGIDLPTLVLHGTDDRVLPPENARLLAEGIPGAELVAVEGGSHLFFVERDERVTDELREFVEDV; encoded by the coding sequence ATGGCGCACGCGACGAACGACGAGGTCCGGATCGCCTACGACGTGGCGGGGCCCGCCGAGGCCGAGACGGTGACGTTCCTCGAAGGGCTGGCCTACGGGACCTGGATGTGGAACTGGCAGCGCGAGGCGCTTTCGGAGTACCGCACGGTCGTCATGGACAACCGCGGCACCGGCGACTCCGACGCGCCGGAGGGGCCCTACACCGTCGCGGAGATGGCCGCAGACCTCGAAGCCGTCCTCGACGACGCGGGGATCGAGCGGACGCATCTGGTCGGCGCGAGCCTCGGCGGGATGATCGCCCAGCGGTACGCCCTCGACTACGACCGCGCCGAGTCGCTCGCCCTGCTCTGTACGACGCCCGGCGGCGACGACGCCGTTCCCATCCCCGAGGAGACGCAGGCGCGGATGCTCGCCGTCCCCGACGAGTACGGGCCGAGTGAGACGATCCGACACAAGATGGAACCCGCCTTTTCGGACGAGTTCTGGGCGGCGAATCAGGAGGTCGTCGACCGGATCGTCGACTGGCGCCTGGAGACCGACCCGTCGGCGGACGCCTACGAGTGGCAGAGCGCGGCGGCCGTCGGCTTCGACGCCGGCGACGAACTGGACGGGATCGACCTGCCGACGCTCGTCCTCCACGGCACTGACGACCGCGTGCTCCCTCCGGAGAACGCTCGCCTCCTGGCCGAGGGGATCCCCGGCGCGGAACTCGTCGCGGTCGAGGGCGGCTCGCACCTCTTTTTCGTCGAGCGCGACGAGCGGGTCACCGACGAACTCCGGGAGTTCGTCGAGGATGTCTGA
- the ppc gene encoding phosphoenolpyruvate carboxylase, with the protein MGLHAREVNQDVRELGELLGEIIRTQRSDSAFEIVEQIRTAAIDYRRGDAEDRAAIGEALDGLDPEEQDVVARAFTTYFELINLAEERQRVREIREGSHEGTLEDGVRAAVEELAERDLDAATVERVLDDVLIQPTFTAHPTEARRKTVKAKLRSVSNHLERLDEVRLTRDEQADVERDLEAEVTSLWQTAQVRERRPDVTDEALNVQWYLENVLFEVISEVYDALERAVDDEFDGEVDVPKLYEFRSWAGSDRDGNPFVTPEVTEETLDRQQSAAVPLYRDRLKTLSGVLSQDASGIDTGERFDERLADHRDRLPAVAQAARERYPDEPYRQKLKLMRESVLRVDDVRPGGYADERAFLDDIEAIAESLRANGADVIAESHVDPLYRTVDTFGFSLASLDLRDHRAKHTNAIAEAVDREGVDYESMDEDERVEFLTEAVLQDPTVIDLADREDLSDEAARVLRRFEKTAEWQDDYGVDAIDTYAISWCEEPSHVLEVLFLADQAGIVDLPGYCGLDVVPLLESKYALDGARRIMGTLFENEAYQQALDARNGVQEIMLGYSDSNKENGFLAANWSLFRNQRRLAAITDDYDVEMRLFHGRGGSISRGGGPMNDAMLALPNETVSGQIKFTEQGETISEKYANRRIAERNLEQMLDAQIRARHNAMEEPVEEVPDEWADAMETAAEAAREEYVDLLESEGFVDFFETATPITVIENLNLGSRPASRSEDRSVDDLRAIPWVFSWTQARCILPGWYSLATGLQAYLDDGGDVETLREMYDEWLFFQTTLDNAALALARSEMEIAERYADLAPDDLRETFFPRIREEYEGAVELVKTITDRDSLLRREWLAENLARRNPYVDPLNLLQVRLLDQSHLTEAEERTLRLTVQGVAAGMKNTG; encoded by the coding sequence ATGGGATTACATGCCAGAGAGGTCAACCAGGACGTGCGGGAGCTGGGCGAGCTGCTCGGGGAGATAATCCGGACCCAGCGGTCCGACTCTGCGTTCGAGATAGTCGAACAGATCCGGACGGCCGCGATCGACTACCGGCGCGGCGACGCCGAGGACCGGGCGGCGATCGGCGAGGCGCTCGACGGGCTCGACCCCGAGGAGCAGGACGTCGTCGCGCGGGCGTTCACGACGTACTTCGAGCTGATCAACCTCGCCGAGGAGCGCCAGCGCGTCCGGGAGATCCGCGAGGGGAGCCACGAGGGAACGCTCGAGGACGGCGTGCGCGCGGCCGTGGAGGAACTCGCCGAGCGCGACCTCGACGCGGCGACCGTCGAGCGGGTGCTCGACGACGTGCTGATCCAGCCGACCTTTACCGCTCACCCGACAGAGGCGCGCCGGAAGACCGTCAAGGCGAAGCTCCGGTCGGTCTCGAACCACCTCGAACGGCTCGACGAGGTGCGGCTGACCCGCGACGAGCAGGCCGACGTGGAGCGCGACCTCGAAGCCGAGGTGACGAGCCTCTGGCAGACCGCGCAGGTCCGCGAGCGTCGGCCCGACGTGACCGACGAGGCGCTCAACGTCCAGTGGTATCTGGAGAACGTCCTCTTCGAGGTCATCAGCGAGGTGTACGACGCGCTCGAACGCGCCGTCGACGACGAGTTCGACGGCGAGGTCGACGTGCCGAAGCTCTACGAGTTCCGCTCGTGGGCCGGGAGCGACCGCGACGGCAACCCCTTCGTCACGCCCGAGGTCACGGAGGAGACGCTCGACCGCCAGCAGTCGGCCGCGGTGCCGCTGTACCGCGACCGCCTCAAGACGCTCTCGGGCGTCCTCAGCCAGGACGCGAGCGGGATCGACACCGGCGAGCGCTTCGACGAGCGACTGGCCGACCACCGCGACCGCCTCCCCGCGGTGGCCCAAGCGGCCCGCGAACGCTACCCGGACGAGCCCTACCGGCAGAAGCTCAAGCTGATGCGCGAGAGCGTCCTCCGGGTCGACGACGTCCGCCCTGGCGGCTACGCCGACGAGCGCGCGTTCCTCGACGACATCGAGGCCATCGCCGAGAGCCTGCGCGCCAACGGCGCGGACGTGATCGCCGAGTCCCACGTCGACCCCCTCTATCGCACCGTCGACACCTTCGGGTTCTCGCTGGCGAGCCTCGACCTGCGCGACCACCGCGCGAAACACACGAACGCCATCGCCGAGGCCGTCGACCGCGAGGGCGTCGACTACGAGTCCATGGACGAGGACGAGCGCGTCGAGTTCCTCACGGAGGCCGTCCTGCAGGACCCGACCGTGATCGACCTCGCCGACCGCGAGGACCTCTCCGACGAGGCCGCCCGCGTGCTCCGGCGGTTCGAGAAGACCGCCGAGTGGCAGGACGACTACGGCGTCGACGCCATCGACACCTACGCCATCAGCTGGTGCGAGGAACCCAGTCACGTCCTCGAAGTCCTGTTCCTCGCCGACCAGGCCGGCATCGTCGACCTGCCGGGCTACTGCGGGCTGGACGTGGTCCCGCTGCTCGAATCGAAGTACGCGCTGGACGGCGCGCGCCGCATCATGGGCACGCTGTTCGAGAACGAGGCCTACCAGCAGGCGCTGGACGCCCGCAACGGCGTCCAGGAGATCATGCTCGGCTACTCCGACTCCAACAAGGAGAACGGGTTCCTGGCGGCGAACTGGAGCCTCTTCCGCAACCAGCGCCGCCTGGCCGCCATCACCGACGACTACGACGTGGAGATGCGGCTGTTCCACGGCCGCGGCGGCTCCATCTCGCGGGGCGGCGGGCCGATGAACGACGCGATGCTCGCGCTGCCCAACGAGACGGTCTCGGGGCAGATCAAGTTCACCGAGCAGGGCGAGACCATCTCCGAGAAGTACGCCAACCGGCGGATCGCCGAGCGCAACCTCGAACAGATGCTCGACGCGCAGATCCGCGCCCGGCACAACGCGATGGAAGAGCCCGTCGAGGAGGTGCCCGACGAGTGGGCCGATGCGATGGAGACGGCCGCCGAGGCCGCCCGCGAGGAGTACGTCGACCTGCTCGAATCCGAGGGGTTCGTCGACTTCTTCGAGACCGCCACGCCGATCACCGTCATCGAGAACCTGAACCTCGGGTCCCGTCCCGCGTCGCGCTCCGAGGACCGGAGCGTCGACGACCTGCGCGCGATCCCCTGGGTGTTCTCGTGGACGCAGGCCCGCTGTATCCTCCCCGGCTGGTACTCGCTGGCGACCGGCCTTCAGGCGTATCTCGACGACGGTGGCGACGTCGAGACGCTGCGGGAGATGTACGACGAGTGGCTGTTCTTCCAGACGACGCTGGACAACGCTGCGCTGGCGCTGGCCCGCTCGGAGATGGAGATCGCCGAGCGCTACGCCGACCTCGCGCCCGACGACCTCCGCGAGACCTTCTTCCCGCGCATCCGCGAGGAGTACGAGGGCGCCGTCGAACTGGTGAAGACGATCACCGACCGCGACAGCCTGCTGCGCCGCGAGTGGCTCGCGGAGAACCTCGCCCGGCGCAACCCCTACGTCGACCCGCTCAACCTCCTGCAGGTGCGCCTGCTCGACCAGTCCCACCTCACCGAGGCCGAGGAGCGCACGCTGCGGCTGACGGTCCAGGGCGTCGCCGCCGGGATGAAGAACACCGGATAG
- a CDS encoding universal stress protein, protein MALDTVLVAVGPGDEARTEPVVTAVSNVAGPAGASVILAHVFSRERFAEAGDRLGFGDDAVPDAVAARQTTVQAFRDRLGEAGLDVTVRGSVGETGEEITGLAETTDADLVFVGGRKRRPSGKAVFGSTAQTVLLEAPCPVTFVRSG, encoded by the coding sequence ATGGCACTCGACACAGTTCTCGTCGCCGTCGGCCCGGGTGACGAGGCGCGCACCGAACCCGTCGTGACCGCCGTGAGCAACGTGGCCGGCCCGGCCGGCGCGTCGGTGATCCTGGCCCACGTCTTCTCGCGCGAGCGCTTCGCCGAGGCGGGCGACCGCCTGGGATTCGGCGACGACGCCGTTCCCGACGCCGTGGCCGCCCGGCAGACCACCGTTCAGGCGTTCCGCGACCGTCTCGGCGAGGCCGGACTGGACGTGACCGTCCGTGGGAGCGTCGGCGAGACCGGCGAGGAGATCACCGGCCTCGCCGAGACGACCGACGCGGACCTCGTCTTCGTCGGCGGCCGGAAGCGCCGCCCCTCGGGGAAAGCCGTCTTCGGCTCGACCGCTCAGACCGTGCTGCTCGAGGCGCCCTGTCCGGTGACGTTCGTCAGGAGCGGGTGA
- a CDS encoding anaerobic glycerol-3-phosphate dehydrogenase subunit C, whose product MSDTDHTSEFEPAAPNPDENHEPTQVFGEAEAFDLRSGADSCYKCSSCDTSCPVAEVDDDFPGPKFQGPEQWRLTQTDEDYEVDESVTSCSNCMRCDDACPSGVPLSQMHNTTRGRYVDEQMSKLSVEYWRNRILANYRTSAFFASKVPRLATAAMNFGPARWVMEKTLGVTSERDFPEFATETFTDWWQARGGAQVQSTDKRVAYFHGCYAEYNTPEVAKALVRLFEHFGYQVAVPEQGCSGTPMFANGMLDDARRDAETNVASLSALVEEGYDAVCSCTSCSMSLRQEYPELFDFEGTADVAAHTYEAVEYLRIHEDLSGAVAEADVAGELAEEFAYHAPCHARNQGLDRQAVELFRELDGVDVEDVGDSCSGISGTYGWKEEKYDYSMEIGEEMFDHMEGAEGETGMTECPTCAMQMEHGTGYEIRHPLEVLEAALVE is encoded by the coding sequence ATGAGCGATACCGACCACACCAGCGAGTTCGAACCGGCGGCACCGAATCCCGACGAGAACCACGAGCCGACTCAGGTCTTCGGCGAGGCAGAGGCGTTCGACCTGCGCTCGGGCGCCGACTCCTGTTACAAGTGCTCGTCCTGCGACACCAGCTGTCCGGTCGCGGAGGTCGACGACGACTTCCCCGGGCCGAAGTTCCAGGGGCCCGAGCAGTGGCGGCTCACCCAGACCGACGAGGACTACGAGGTCGACGAGTCGGTCACCTCCTGCTCGAACTGCATGCGCTGCGACGACGCCTGTCCCTCCGGCGTCCCGCTCAGCCAGATGCACAACACGACTCGGGGCCGCTACGTCGACGAACAGATGAGCAAGCTCTCCGTCGAGTACTGGCGCAACCGCATCCTCGCCAACTACCGGACCTCGGCGTTCTTCGCCAGCAAGGTCCCCAGACTCGCGACCGCCGCGATGAACTTCGGACCGGCCCGCTGGGTCATGGAGAAGACCCTCGGCGTCACGAGCGAACGGGACTTCCCGGAGTTCGCCACCGAGACGTTCACCGACTGGTGGCAGGCCCGGGGCGGCGCGCAGGTCCAGTCGACGGACAAGCGCGTCGCGTACTTCCACGGCTGTTACGCCGAGTACAACACCCCCGAGGTGGCCAAGGCGCTCGTCCGCCTGTTCGAGCACTTCGGCTACCAGGTCGCCGTCCCCGAGCAGGGCTGTTCGGGCACGCCGATGTTCGCCAACGGCATGCTCGACGACGCCCGCCGCGATGCCGAGACCAACGTCGCGTCGCTGTCGGCGCTGGTCGAGGAGGGGTACGACGCCGTCTGTTCCTGCACCTCCTGCTCGATGAGCCTCCGCCAGGAGTACCCCGAACTGTTCGACTTTGAGGGCACCGCCGACGTGGCCGCCCACACCTACGAGGCCGTCGAGTACCTCCGCATCCACGAGGACCTGTCGGGCGCCGTCGCCGAGGCCGACGTGGCCGGCGAGCTGGCCGAGGAGTTCGCCTACCACGCGCCGTGTCACGCCCGCAATCAGGGTCTGGACCGTCAGGCCGTCGAACTCTTTCGGGAGCTGGACGGCGTCGACGTCGAGGACGTGGGCGACTCCTGTTCGGGTATCTCGGGCACCTACGGCTGGAAGGAGGAGAAGTACGACTACTCCATGGAGATCGGCGAGGAGATGTTCGACCACATGGAGGGCGCCGAGGGCGAGACCGGGATGACCGAGTGTCCCACCTGCGCCATGCAGATGGAACACGGCACCGGCTACGAGATACGGCACCCGCTGGAAGTGCTCGAAGCGGCGCTGGTGGAGTGA
- the glpB gene encoding glycerol-3-phosphate dehydrogenase subunit GlpB: MAIESAVVVVGGGLAGGFAALGAAREGADVRLLSYKQSTLAQASGLVDVLGYAPDGTAADTAATDGGPLVDPYEAIPGLPDEHPYRTVGVDGVREAMGVFDEVADRYRGGHTDRNALVPTHGGTVKPTARYPASAAAGVASDDRDALLVGFETLVDFDAPHAAAHLENADVPFEVDGATIAFPGDPNADAKVTRYAKLLDEDSPVETATGTTRGARDALANAVEPHLDGAERVGFPAVLGDDDPAAVRESLAAALGVPVFEVPMGPPSLPGLRLEDDLYAALDAAGVSMETGNPVVDYESDGGGDGPRRIESVSIDRNGARIPFSADQFVLATGGLVGKGIGSDRERVEEPIFDCHVPHATDRYEWFDTGAFGDHEFARFGLPTDGDLRPLDAEGDPEFENLRAAGSVLGGYDFAAEKSGSGVSIATGHAAGAAAAEAVR, translated from the coding sequence ATGGCGATTGAGTCGGCGGTCGTCGTGGTCGGTGGCGGCCTGGCGGGCGGGTTCGCCGCGCTCGGGGCCGCCCGCGAGGGCGCGGACGTGCGACTGCTCTCGTACAAACAGAGCACCCTCGCCCAGGCCTCGGGGCTCGTCGACGTGCTCGGGTACGCCCCCGATGGAACCGCCGCCGACACCGCCGCGACCGACGGTGGCCCGCTCGTCGACCCCTACGAGGCGATCCCGGGTCTCCCCGACGAACACCCCTACCGGACCGTCGGCGTCGACGGCGTCCGCGAGGCGATGGGGGTCTTCGACGAGGTGGCCGACCGCTACCGCGGCGGCCACACCGACCGCAACGCGCTCGTCCCGACCCACGGCGGGACGGTCAAACCGACCGCCCGGTATCCCGCGAGCGCCGCGGCGGGCGTCGCCAGCGACGACCGCGACGCCCTGCTCGTGGGGTTCGAGACGCTGGTCGACTTCGACGCCCCCCACGCGGCCGCGCATCTGGAGAACGCCGACGTCCCCTTCGAGGTCGACGGCGCGACCATCGCCTTCCCCGGCGATCCGAACGCCGACGCGAAGGTGACGCGCTACGCGAAGTTGCTGGACGAGGACAGTCCGGTCGAGACCGCCACCGGAACCACCCGCGGCGCCCGCGACGCGCTCGCGAACGCGGTCGAACCGCATCTCGACGGCGCAGAGCGCGTCGGCTTCCCCGCGGTGCTGGGTGACGACGACCCCGCCGCTGTCCGCGAGTCGCTGGCGGCCGCGCTGGGCGTCCCCGTCTTCGAGGTGCCGATGGGTCCCCCCTCGCTGCCCGGGCTCAGACTGGAGGACGACCTCTACGCGGCGCTGGACGCCGCGGGAGTCAGCATGGAGACGGGTAACCCCGTCGTCGACTACGAGTCGGACGGCGGGGGCGACGGCCCGAGACGCATCGAGTCGGTCTCGATCGACCGCAACGGCGCGAGGATCCCCTTCTCGGCCGACCAGTTCGTCCTCGCGACGGGCGGGCTGGTCGGGAAGGGGATCGGCTCGGACCGGGAGCGCGTCGAGGAACCGATCTTCGACTGCCACGTCCCGCACGCGACCGACCGCTACGAGTGGTTCGACACCGGCGCCTTCGGCGACCACGAGTTCGCCCGGTTCGGCCTCCCGACCGACGGCGACCTGCGGCCGCTCGACGCCGAGGGCGACCCCGAGTTCGAGAACCTCAGAGCGGCGGGGTCGGTGTTGGGCGGCTACGACTTCGCGGCCGAGAAATCGGGCAGCGGTGTCTCGATCGCGACGGGCCACGCGGCCGGCGCGGCCGCCGCGGAGGCGGTGCGATGA
- the glpA gene encoding anaerobic glycerol-3-phosphate dehydrogenase subunit GlpA — translation MASTPHIAVLGGGSTGSGVARDLAMRGFDVTLVEQGNLTHGTTGRMHGLLHSGGRYAVSDQSSARECIEENRVLRDIAAHCVEETGGLFVKRPEDSEEYFQEKLEGCEACGIPAEVLSGAEARAMEPHLAEDIEKAIHVPDGAVDPFRLVVANAASAVEHGARVETHSEVTDLLVEGGQVVGVEVEHASGPGLRVHGTEGGREAIRADHVVNATGAWAGQIGDMAGVDIEVRPSKGVMTIMNVRQVDTVINRCRPKGDADIVVPHETTAILGTTDEEVDDPEDYPEERWEVDMMIETLSELIPMLEGARTIRSFWGVRPLYEPPDVGSTDPTDITRDFFLLDHDDRDDLPGMTSIVGGKFTTYRMMAEKIVDHVCDRFGVDAACRTADVSLPGSEDFSVLRDYMDEFGLQSPIGRRSVERLGSRADEVLDTDGPNPVVCNCEAVTRAEVQDAIEGSGSDLNAVRIRTRATMGNCQGGFCAHRLAGELEDSYDEPTVREAWDELLQERWKGQRHALWGQQLSQAMLNYALHATTQNRDRDPADAAESVDFAAFDDGPTEATDREGIDGPGDTGVATDGGRDGD, via the coding sequence ATGGCATCCACACCCCACATCGCGGTGCTCGGGGGCGGTTCGACGGGGAGCGGCGTCGCGCGCGACCTGGCGATGCGCGGGTTCGACGTGACGCTCGTCGAGCAGGGCAACCTCACGCACGGGACGACCGGGCGGATGCACGGGTTGCTCCACAGCGGCGGCCGCTACGCGGTCTCCGACCAGTCCAGCGCCCGCGAGTGTATCGAGGAGAACCGCGTCCTCCGGGACATCGCCGCCCACTGCGTCGAGGAGACCGGCGGTCTCTTCGTCAAGCGCCCCGAGGACTCCGAGGAGTACTTTCAGGAGAAGCTCGAGGGCTGCGAGGCCTGCGGGATCCCCGCCGAGGTGCTCTCGGGCGCGGAGGCCCGCGCGATGGAACCCCACCTCGCCGAGGACATCGAGAAGGCGATCCACGTCCCGGACGGCGCGGTCGACCCCTTCCGGCTCGTCGTCGCCAACGCCGCCAGCGCCGTCGAACACGGCGCACGCGTCGAGACCCACTCCGAGGTCACCGACCTGCTCGTCGAGGGCGGCCAGGTCGTCGGCGTCGAGGTCGAACACGCCTCGGGACCGGGCCTGCGCGTCCACGGCACCGAAGGCGGCCGCGAGGCGATCCGCGCCGACCACGTCGTCAACGCCACCGGCGCGTGGGCCGGCCAGATCGGCGACATGGCCGGCGTCGACATCGAGGTCCGCCCCTCCAAGGGCGTGATGACGATCATGAACGTCCGGCAGGTCGACACCGTGATCAACCGCTGTCGACCCAAGGGCGACGCCGACATCGTCGTCCCCCACGAGACGACGGCGATCCTCGGGACGACCGACGAGGAGGTCGACGACCCCGAGGACTACCCCGAGGAGCGGTGGGAGGTCGACATGATGATCGAGACGCTCTCGGAGCTGATCCCCATGCTCGAAGGCGCCCGGACGATCCGCTCCTTTTGGGGCGTCCGCCCGCTGTACGAGCCGCCGGACGTGGGCAGCACCGACCCCACCGACATCACGCGCGATTTCTTCCTGCTCGACCACGACGACCGCGACGACCTGCCGGGCATGACCAGCATCGTCGGCGGGAAGTTCACCACCTACCGGATGATGGCCGAGAAGATCGTCGACCACGTCTGCGACCGCTTCGGCGTCGACGCCGCCTGCCGGACCGCCGACGTGTCGCTCCCGGGCAGCGAGGACTTCAGCGTCCTCCGGGACTACATGGACGAGTTCGGCCTACAGTCGCCGATCGGCCGCCGCAGCGTCGAACGCCTGGGATCGCGGGCCGACGAGGTGCTCGACACCGACGGGCCGAACCCGGTCGTCTGCAACTGCGAGGCCGTCACGCGCGCGGAGGTTCAGGACGCGATCGAGGGCTCGGGTTCGGACCTCAACGCCGTCCGCATCCGGACGCGCGCCACGATGGGCAACTGCCAGGGCGGGTTCTGTGCCCACCGGCTCGCCGGCGAGCTGGAGGACAGCTACGACGAGCCCACCGTCCGCGAGGCCTGGGACGAACTCCTCCAGGAGCGCTGGAAGGGCCAACGGCACGCGCTGTGGGGCCAGCAGCTCTCCCAGGCGATGCTCAACTACGCGCTGCACGCGACCACCCAGAACCGCGACCGCGACCCCGCCGACGCCGCCGAGTCCGTCGACTTCGCGGCCTTCGACGACGGCCCGACGGAGGCGACGGACCGGGAGGGAATCGACGGACCCGGGGACACCGGCGTCGCGACCGACGGAGGCCGCGATGGCGATTGA